GCGCTGTAATTGGCAGTTAAGAGGCAAAAAGCCAGCTCCTTGAATATCTCCTCCGCACTACTCTTCCCCAGTCGCTCGAACTCCCTCATCCTGATAGCTATGAGCTTAGAGACTTCCTCGCTTCTCAGCCTGTTCACTTCCCTAATCAGGTCCTCCATCCCCACTACCATCACCCAGCCTGTACGTCACCACTGCTCCATCCTCGAACTCGTCTATCTCAACTGTTCTCGCCTTCACCCCTGAATTTACTAGCGCAAGCCTGAAATCCTCGAAGTAGTCGTAGAAACCGCATGTTCTGCAGAAGTTACCCGTAAACTCGACCTTGACGAGATCGCCCCTGATTTCCAGCACCACTGCCTTGGCTTCCGGACTTCTAAGCGAGTTGAACCTCTCAATCGCCCGTTCGACAGCCTGCCGAAGGTCTTCACTGGCCTGCCTGAAGTCAAATTTCCAGATTCCATGCTTAGAGCAGAGGATTCTCACCTCAAAGTCACCTCTAGGTCTATCGAATGTGGTTCCAGGCACTTCGCCCGACAGGTACTTCCTTACCCTACCGTCGGCGCTTACTATCTCAATCCAGATTATCCTCGAATCTCGAGTCATTTCATGGGGAGCCACTCCCACCTCCACATAGA
This genomic stretch from Thermoproteota archaeon harbors:
- a CDS encoding desulfoferrodoxin family protein is translated as MDGEEFYRCDVCGRIVESYSSSGGEPPVCHGKPMVPMEFKGEGDDGAEEHEPGVFEEDGRIYVEVGVAPHEMTRDSRIIWIEIVSADGRVRKYLSGEVPGTTFDRPRGDFEVRILCSKHGIWKFDFRQASEDLRQAVERAIERFNSLRSPEAKAVVLEIRGDLVKVEFTGNFCRTCGFYDYFEDFRLALVNSGVKARTVEIDEFEDGAVVTYRLGDGSGDGGPD